One Weissella ceti DNA window includes the following coding sequences:
- a CDS encoding transporter substrate-binding domain-containing protein, translated as MQSTTKKVLAWGAVALLALGAWAAIDKMSENQARASQKNLAYDRVMKSNVMNWGIKGDTKLVGAMNIESRQYEGFEIDLAKELTKRVNPKAEAELTQVTSGTRVPMLLNGNIDTIIATMTITDDRKKVVDFSDHYFAAGQSIMVPDNSKIKSVKDLNYKGAKILAVTGTNSAENIKKFAPKAQVVGLPDYSTAMSALESGQGQALTSDNTILFGLGADKPNLKIVGGTFTTEEYGMAFSKNEPKLEAATNKALADMRADGSYDKLAQKWFGTVRGLDWKEVTK; from the coding sequence ATGCAAAGTACAACAAAAAAAGTGCTCGCTTGGGGTGCAGTAGCATTACTTGCATTGGGAGCCTGGGCAGCGATCGATAAAATGAGTGAAAATCAAGCACGTGCCTCTCAAAAGAACTTGGCCTATGATCGGGTGATGAAGTCAAACGTCATGAACTGGGGAATTAAGGGAGATACTAAGTTAGTTGGGGCAATGAACATTGAATCTAGGCAATACGAAGGATTCGAAATTGATTTAGCTAAGGAATTGACGAAGCGTGTCAACCCAAAGGCAGAAGCTGAATTAACACAAGTGACTTCTGGAACACGTGTACCAATGCTTTTGAATGGAAACATTGATACAATCATCGCCACGATGACAATTACGGATGATCGTAAGAAGGTTGTTGATTTTTCTGACCATTATTTTGCAGCAGGACAATCAATTATGGTACCGGATAACAGCAAGATTAAGTCTGTTAAGGATTTGAACTACAAGGGTGCTAAGATTTTGGCTGTTACAGGAACAAACTCAGCTGAAAACATCAAGAAGTTTGCGCCTAAGGCACAAGTTGTTGGTTTGCCTGATTATTCAACGGCTATGAGTGCACTAGAATCAGGGCAAGGACAAGCTTTGACTAGTGATAACACAATTTTGTTTGGGTTAGGTGCGGATAAGCCTAATCTAAAGATCGTTGGTGGAACATTCACAACCGAAGAATATGGTATGGCGTTTTCAAAGAACGAACCTAAGCTAGAAGCCGCAACTAACAAGGCATTAGCAGACATGCGTGCTGATGGTAGCTACGACAAGCTAGCGCAAAAGTGGTTTGGAACAGTGCGCGGTCTAGATTGGAAGGAGGTAACCAAGTAA
- a CDS encoding amino acid ABC transporter ATP-binding protein — protein MSMIEFKNVEKYYGKFHALKDINLEIDKGETVVLLGPSGSGKSTLIRTINGLETIQEGQLIVNDRDLADEHTDLNMIRKDVGMVFQHFNLYANKTIIENIMLGPRLVLKRDEQENRELAMKLLERVGLADQADKFPSALSGGQQQRVAIARSLAMKPKAILFDEPTSALDPEMVNGVLKIMREIAEDSSMTMVVVTHEMGFAKQVADRVIFMADGEILEDAPTAQFFEHPNEPRARHFLSQIVH, from the coding sequence ATGTCAATGATCGAGTTTAAAAATGTCGAGAAGTATTATGGAAAGTTCCATGCTTTGAAAGATATTAATTTGGAAATCGATAAGGGAGAAACTGTCGTGTTGCTTGGCCCTTCAGGATCTGGGAAATCAACATTAATTCGAACAATCAATGGGTTGGAAACAATTCAAGAAGGTCAATTGATCGTTAACGATCGAGACTTGGCCGATGAGCATACAGATTTAAATATGATTCGTAAAGATGTGGGGATGGTATTCCAACACTTTAATCTATATGCGAATAAGACAATTATTGAAAATATTATGCTTGGCCCTCGTTTGGTATTAAAGCGTGATGAACAAGAAAATCGTGAACTAGCCATGAAACTACTAGAACGTGTCGGTTTGGCAGACCAAGCAGATAAGTTCCCGTCAGCTCTATCTGGTGGACAACAACAACGTGTTGCGATTGCGCGTTCATTAGCAATGAAGCCAAAGGCGATTTTGTTTGACGAACCAACATCAGCGCTTGACCCAGAAATGGTTAACGGTGTTTTGAAGATTATGCGTGAAATCGCAGAAGATTCATCAATGACAATGGTTGTTGTGACGCACGAAATGGGATTTGCGAAGCAAGTAGCTGACCGTGTTATCTTCATGGCTGATGGTGAAATTCTAGAAGATGCACCAACGGCACAATTCTTCGAACATCCCAACGAACCACGTGCGCGTCACTTCTTGTCACAAATTGTGCATTAG